The Deinococcus hopiensis KR-140 sequence CGGACATGACCCGCTCTGTCCGCGCCGTTCTCTTCGATCTCGACGGCACCCTCCACGACCGCGCCGCCACCATCCGCGAGTGGCTGGTGGGCCACACCGGGCGCCACGCCCTCCCCGCTGGGTACGCCGAACGTTTTACCGAACTCGACGACTTCGGTTACCGTCCCAAGCGGGAAGTCATGTTCCTCCTCGCGCGCGAATTCGGCCTGACGCACGATCCGGAGGTGCTGCTGGAAGACTTCTGGGCCCACGCCTTCAGGGCTCCCGTCCCCATGCCCCATACGCACGACGTTCTGCGCGAATTGCGGGCACGCGGCGTCCTCGTCGGCATCGTGACGAACGGGTGGGCGGACAAGCAGCGGCAGACACTGGTGGGGTTGAGGTTGGAAGGCCTGGTGGACGACGTGGTAATCAGCAAGGAAGTGGGGCTGAGCAAGCCCGATGCGTCCATCTACCGCCTGGCACTCGGGCGCCTCGGGGTGGACGCGGCAGCCACCTGGTTCGTGGGTGACTCGCCCCGCAACGACGTGTGGGGACCGCAACAGGTGGGGATGCGCGCGGCGTATCTGCCCACCGGACACGGACTGAATGGCGAGGTGCCGGAAGCGACGCTGCGGAACGTGCGGGACGTGCTGGACCTGATTTCCGACGGCTGATGGCTGGCCCCTGACCGCTTGCTACCATGCCCCCGTGCCCTTTCCCGATCTCCCCGTCGCCGAGGTGCTGCCCGAACTGCGCGCGGCGCTGGCGCGGCACCCGCTCGTGGTGCTGCAGGCCCCGCCCGGCGCAGGCAAGAGTACGGCCCTGCCCCT is a genomic window containing:
- a CDS encoding HAD family hydrolase; the protein is MTRSVRAVLFDLDGTLHDRAATIREWLVGHTGRHALPAGYAERFTELDDFGYRPKREVMFLLAREFGLTHDPEVLLEDFWAHAFRAPVPMPHTHDVLRELRARGVLVGIVTNGWADKQRQTLVGLRLEGLVDDVVISKEVGLSKPDASIYRLALGRLGVDAAATWFVGDSPRNDVWGPQQVGMRAAYLPTGHGLNGEVPEATLRNVRDVLDLISDG